A stretch of the Candidatus Nanopelagicales bacterium genome encodes the following:
- a CDS encoding molybdopterin-binding protein: MAQVNGPDKGFEQMLAGITTLEPLDVTLGDARGCQIAQDVVASAPMPSFSVCAAPGFAVRSQDTGGSVELKVVDEVPAGYAPTAAVTEGTAIKVAAGAQLPAGADAVAPLRQSTAEQGVVVIRGSVAPGCDVIAEGAVAAEGQVLVAEGTTVDARVVGVLASMGSARALVRPRPRVVIVSVGAELRQAGADVKDGLLYDATGWMLATAADEAGALSYRVGPIGDDIRTVADTLDDQLVRADLIVVCGGIASPDDSVRSHLEQFADVSFDDELANVGVFGYGKFDDDDIPVVALPDDPASAFVLFTAVVRSIIGAMLGRPPERLKSVVLSDTLESSGGSLGLRLAKLSGGGKAVPVTFERPTVLDLMEADLLIRVGPGARTIPAGASVTGLRLRPGANRTA, translated from the coding sequence GTGGCGCAGGTGAATGGACCGGACAAAGGGTTCGAGCAGATGCTGGCCGGGATCACAACGTTAGAGCCGCTTGACGTAACGCTCGGCGACGCGCGGGGATGCCAGATCGCACAGGATGTCGTCGCCTCGGCGCCTATGCCTAGTTTCTCGGTCTGCGCGGCGCCAGGCTTCGCGGTTCGCTCGCAGGACACTGGCGGCTCGGTTGAACTGAAAGTAGTTGACGAAGTGCCGGCCGGCTACGCCCCAACAGCCGCTGTGACTGAGGGAACCGCGATCAAGGTCGCGGCTGGAGCGCAGCTTCCCGCTGGAGCTGACGCTGTGGCTCCGCTGCGCCAGTCAACGGCTGAGCAAGGAGTAGTGGTGATCCGGGGGTCGGTGGCGCCCGGATGCGACGTCATCGCCGAAGGAGCAGTCGCCGCGGAGGGCCAGGTACTCGTGGCCGAAGGCACGACCGTGGATGCTCGCGTGGTTGGAGTCCTGGCCTCTATGGGCAGTGCACGCGCTCTCGTACGACCGCGCCCCAGAGTCGTGATCGTCTCGGTCGGCGCGGAACTGCGCCAGGCTGGCGCTGATGTCAAGGACGGCCTGCTGTACGACGCGACAGGCTGGATGCTCGCCACGGCGGCGGACGAAGCCGGGGCGCTGTCATACCGCGTGGGACCGATCGGGGATGACATCAGGACTGTGGCCGACACGTTGGATGACCAGCTCGTGCGGGCGGACCTCATCGTCGTGTGTGGAGGGATCGCCAGCCCCGATGACTCGGTCAGGTCTCACCTGGAGCAGTTCGCGGACGTGTCCTTCGACGACGAGTTGGCCAACGTTGGGGTGTTCGGCTACGGCAAGTTCGACGATGACGACATCCCGGTGGTGGCTCTGCCGGACGACCCGGCCAGCGCGTTCGTGCTCTTCACGGCCGTTGTGCGCTCAATCATCGGGGCCATGTTGGGCCGCCCTCCGGAACGTCTGAAGTCGGTTGTGCTATCGGATACGCTCGAATCGTCCGGCGGATCGCTCGGCCTGCGGCTCGCGAAGCTATCGGGGGGTGGCAAGGCGGTCCCCGTAACATTCGAACGACCGACAGTTCTGGATCTGATGGAGGCTGACCTTCTGATCAGGGTTGGCCCAGGTGCTCGAACGATCCCGGCCGGGGCGAGCGTGACAGGTCTGCGACTGCGACCTGGGGCCAATCGCACGGCATGA
- a CDS encoding zinc ribbon domain-containing protein, with product MPTYEYLCSDCGELTEAVQSFTDSALTDCPACPGGSLRKRFGSVGVVFKGSGFYRTDSRNEARRKASTTPAPASAKDSPKPSDGATKEKTKPADGAKEKLKPAPATAGASA from the coding sequence ATGCCAACCTACGAGTACCTATGCTCGGATTGCGGAGAGCTGACAGAAGCCGTTCAGAGCTTCACCGACTCAGCCCTAACAGATTGCCCCGCATGCCCTGGCGGAAGTCTGCGCAAGCGGTTCGGCAGCGTCGGAGTCGTATTCAAGGGCTCCGGGTTCTATCGGACCGACTCGCGCAACGAAGCACGCCGGAAAGCGTCCACGACCCCGGCACCCGCCAGCGCGAAGGACTCACCCAAGCCCTCCGATGGCGCGACCAAAGAGAAGACCAAGCCAGCCGACGGCGCCAAGGAGAAGCTCAAGCCCGCGCCAGCGACGGCTGGAGCTAGCGCCTAG
- a CDS encoding RcpC/CpaB family pilus assembly protein produces the protein MTSTRLRALIWRHGRLIRVCLAVLLAAAAVTSWLSEETAAATHPVTVASRDLPSGATISEGDLTTAYDTLGLTTTPIPEAVGRTLRGPMSVGEPITDTRLVPSGDVRAVPGKLVFPLKISDERVAALLHSGDRVDVLSSPGLSEQGRTVTLAGNVEVLAVPARDDSGPLSGSNMAESGAIVLLSVDPPTADALAAARPTDHVAVAIR, from the coding sequence ATGACATCAACGCGATTGCGAGCTTTGATCTGGCGGCACGGTCGCCTGATCCGAGTCTGCCTGGCGGTACTGCTGGCAGCTGCCGCCGTCACTTCGTGGCTTTCGGAAGAGACGGCCGCGGCAACCCACCCCGTGACGGTCGCGTCGCGGGATCTGCCATCCGGCGCGACCATCTCTGAGGGCGACCTCACTACCGCCTACGACACTCTCGGCCTCACAACGACGCCGATTCCTGAAGCGGTAGGGCGGACTCTCCGTGGCCCGATGTCGGTCGGCGAGCCGATAACGGACACGCGCCTTGTCCCGTCTGGCGATGTGCGGGCCGTGCCGGGCAAGCTCGTCTTCCCGCTGAAGATTAGTGACGAGCGAGTGGCGGCACTGCTGCACTCCGGTGACCGAGTGGACGTGTTGTCCTCCCCGGGCCTGTCTGAGCAGGGGCGGACCGTGACGCTGGCAGGCAACGTCGAGGTCTTAGCGGTCCCGGCCCGCGACGATTCCGGACCGCTCAGCGGTTCCAACATGGCCGAGTCAGGAGCGATAGTCCTGCTGTCGGTCGATCCGCCCACAGCCGACGCCCTCGCCGCCGCTAGGCCAACCGACCATGTGGCGGTCGCGATCCGCTGA
- a CDS encoding trypsin-like peptidase domain-containing protein: protein MTEPGDWPAPAGEPFPSGSGAPAETSALGPSGWWQPTEEMLSPAPVGESAPGDAAQSVSAPAGGEPPRSRSIAAAVVAGLLAGVVGGAGAYAVADWAGGEGVATVLPANQPSGELPALKAGSVAAIADAALPSVVSLAVTGKGEGVSGSGFVLRSDGYIATNNHLIQDAIGGGQIVVTFNDGSSVDGEIVGRSASYDLAVVKVARKGLRVAPLGNSNAVRVGDPVVAIGSPLGLTGTVTTGIISAINRPVTTGGSGDQAFISALQTDAAINPGNSGGPLLDAEGRVIGVNSAIAAIAVGQEQAGSIGLGFAIPINQAKRVTDEIIAGGKSPTPIIGAFLDTEFSGPGAKVKSVTEGGPAAEAGIQKGDVITAVNGRPVTGAIELVVAIRSHAPGEKITLSVKGKGEVTVTLGVSNE from the coding sequence ATGACCGAGCCTGGCGATTGGCCTGCGCCTGCGGGCGAACCATTCCCCAGCGGGTCAGGGGCGCCCGCGGAAACGTCTGCTCTTGGGCCGTCAGGATGGTGGCAGCCGACCGAGGAGATGTTGTCTCCAGCTCCGGTTGGAGAGTCGGCGCCTGGAGACGCGGCACAGAGCGTCTCGGCGCCCGCCGGTGGCGAGCCGCCGAGGTCCCGCTCGATCGCCGCCGCCGTGGTGGCCGGGCTTCTGGCTGGAGTCGTGGGGGGAGCTGGGGCGTACGCGGTGGCCGATTGGGCCGGTGGCGAGGGCGTGGCGACAGTGCTGCCAGCGAACCAGCCATCAGGGGAATTGCCCGCGCTGAAGGCGGGCAGCGTCGCTGCCATCGCGGATGCCGCCTTGCCGTCGGTCGTGTCGCTAGCGGTGACTGGCAAGGGCGAGGGCGTCAGCGGTTCCGGATTCGTTCTTCGAAGTGACGGCTACATAGCGACGAACAACCACCTGATCCAGGATGCCATCGGAGGCGGCCAGATCGTCGTGACCTTCAATGATGGTTCCTCGGTCGATGGCGAGATCGTTGGCCGATCGGCGTCGTATGACCTGGCCGTTGTGAAGGTTGCCAGGAAGGGGCTCCGAGTCGCGCCGCTAGGCAACTCGAACGCTGTGCGCGTTGGCGATCCCGTGGTAGCGATCGGGTCTCCGCTCGGTCTGACCGGCACGGTGACCACAGGGATCATCTCCGCTATCAACCGCCCCGTCACGACCGGTGGTTCGGGGGATCAAGCCTTCATCTCGGCGCTTCAGACCGACGCGGCCATCAACCCTGGGAATTCAGGCGGCCCCCTCCTGGATGCTGAGGGTCGAGTAATAGGTGTCAATTCGGCCATCGCCGCGATCGCTGTGGGTCAAGAGCAGGCGGGCTCGATCGGCCTTGGTTTCGCTATCCCGATCAACCAGGCGAAACGCGTGACAGACGAGATCATCGCTGGCGGCAAGTCGCCGACCCCCATCATCGGTGCGTTCTTGGATACTGAGTTCTCAGGGCCTGGGGCGAAGGTGAAATCGGTGACTGAGGGCGGGCCCGCGGCGGAGGCCGGGATACAGAAGGGGGATGTGATCACGGCCGTCAACGGGCGCCCGGTGACCGGGGCGATAGAACTCGTCGTGGCTATTCGCTCTCACGCGCCCGGCGAGAAGATCACGTTGTCTGTGAAGGGGAAGGGCGAAGTCACTGTGACGCTGGGCGTCAGCAACGAGTAG
- a CDS encoding CrcB family protein — translation MLEILLVIVGGAVGAPSRFLVDRWVQKHLVAHHPQYIPLGTLVVNVLGSAALGAVIAEGGAVLTTLAGVGFCGAFTTFSTFAAQTDESVREGRPITAAVNVVASVVLCVAAFAITWGLLR, via the coding sequence GTGCTGGAGATCCTGTTGGTGATCGTCGGCGGCGCCGTCGGCGCCCCGTCCCGGTTCCTCGTGGACAGGTGGGTGCAGAAGCACTTGGTCGCTCATCATCCGCAATACATCCCGTTGGGCACGCTCGTGGTCAACGTCCTTGGTTCCGCGGCGCTTGGCGCGGTGATCGCTGAGGGCGGAGCAGTACTTACAACGCTCGCCGGAGTCGGATTCTGCGGGGCGTTCACGACATTCTCGACCTTCGCCGCGCAGACCGATGAATCGGTGCGTGAAGGGCGGCCCATCACCGCGGCGGTGAACGTCGTGGCTAGCGTGGTCCTCTGTGTTGCCGCGTTCGCGATCACGTGGGGACTGCTGCGCTAG
- a CDS encoding 5-formyltetrahydrofolate cyclo-ligase produces the protein MTAQGETHPAVRTSDLPAGAMADHGAVQTDDIAAAKDRIRQRFRAERRAETYAVRARRRALLAARVDEVLAAVRQARSTPARDTAASGPALATTPPPAVAAFQPVAGEPDICALLNELARRGSSVLLPRPVGVELEWVAADGDVMVCSARIPRPPGRSLGLGTEPLEAAGVGLILVPALAIDPVSGSRVGYGPGFYDRLLQGWRDGEPGSVTRPLLVGVVRPAELVDVPSAPHDIPVDAVLTEDGLARCEGVV, from the coding sequence ATGACGGCGCAAGGCGAGACGCACCCGGCGGTGCGGACCAGCGACCTGCCCGCCGGAGCCATGGCCGATCATGGAGCGGTGCAGACCGATGACATCGCCGCCGCCAAGGACCGGATCCGGCAGCGTTTCCGCGCGGAGCGGCGCGCTGAAACCTATGCCGTGCGAGCTAGGCGTCGCGCACTGCTCGCTGCCAGGGTCGATGAGGTGCTGGCCGCCGTCCGCCAGGCCCGCAGCACTCCGGCCCGCGACACTGCCGCTTCAGGCCCCGCGCTTGCGACGACTCCGCCGCCTGCTGTGGCGGCCTTCCAGCCAGTAGCCGGAGAACCGGACATTTGCGCTCTGCTGAACGAGCTCGCGCGTCGAGGCAGCTCGGTGCTCCTGCCCCGCCCAGTCGGCGTTGAACTCGAGTGGGTTGCGGCAGACGGTGACGTAATGGTTTGCTCCGCGCGTATCCCGCGGCCACCCGGTCGGTCTCTCGGTCTTGGCACCGAGCCGTTGGAGGCGGCGGGAGTTGGGTTGATACTGGTTCCGGCGCTGGCCATTGACCCGGTGTCGGGATCGCGCGTTGGCTACGGTCCCGGCTTCTACGACAGGCTGCTGCAGGGCTGGCGCGATGGTGAGCCAGGTTCAGTCACGAGGCCGTTGCTGGTCGGGGTCGTGCGACCTGCGGAGCTCGTGGATGTTCCATCTGCCCCCCACGACATCCCGGTCGACGCCGTACTGACCGAGGACGGACTGGCGCGGTGCGAGGGCGTTGTCTAA
- a CDS encoding DUF3117 domain-containing protein, which yields MAAMKPRTGDGPLEVTKEGRGIITRVPLEGGGRLVLELSAAEASDLGAQLQAIVG from the coding sequence ATGGCTGCCATGAAACCCAGGACCGGTGACGGCCCACTGGAGGTGACCAAGGAGGGACGGGGGATCATCACGCGAGTCCCGCTTGAGGGCGGAGGTCGGCTTGTCCTCGAACTGTCAGCAGCCGAAGCCAGCGACCTCGGGGCGCAGCTCCAGGCGATAGTCGGCTAG
- a CDS encoding saccharopine dehydrogenase NADP-binding domain-containing protein: MSPSPGRVVLFGATGYTGRITARTLVSSGTAPVLVGRSRSSLDALASELDALAPGGRPPKYELADASDPGSVRVLLHSPDDVLISTVGPFTQHGGAAVEAAVNAGAAYVDSTGEPAFIKRIFEDYGPRAESTGARLLTACGYDYVPGNLAAGILLDRLDERGETATRVDVGYFISGPFSPSGGTLASAAGILLEPSFALVDGKVVPQRSSANVRSFQVGDQRRDGVSIGGTEHYALPRLAPKLLDVNVHLGWTGRWSKAASAAGALASNALQVPGMASAMGAVVRTALGGSSAKGPSPEQRSSARSITIAEAFSSDGTRLASVRVEGPNPYDLTGQLLAWAARMLSRRAEQRLGALGPIDAFGLNALVSGCMALGLAEVDEDLASASD, translated from the coding sequence ATGAGCCCAAGCCCTGGCCGAGTCGTCCTGTTCGGTGCGACGGGATACACCGGACGGATCACCGCGAGGACCCTGGTTTCTTCCGGTACAGCTCCGGTGCTGGTCGGAAGATCCCGTTCGTCCCTGGACGCACTCGCTTCGGAATTGGACGCGCTCGCGCCCGGGGGCAGGCCACCGAAGTACGAACTGGCGGATGCCAGCGATCCCGGCAGCGTCCGAGTTCTGCTCCATTCGCCCGATGACGTCTTGATAAGCACGGTCGGACCTTTCACGCAGCACGGGGGGGCAGCAGTAGAGGCCGCCGTCAACGCCGGGGCAGCGTACGTCGACTCCACGGGTGAGCCAGCTTTCATCAAACGGATCTTCGAGGACTACGGACCGCGAGCGGAGAGCACCGGTGCTCGCCTGCTCACCGCATGCGGCTATGACTACGTCCCCGGCAACCTCGCCGCTGGGATACTGCTGGACAGGCTCGACGAGCGTGGTGAAACCGCGACGCGCGTTGATGTTGGCTACTTCATCTCCGGGCCGTTCTCTCCCAGCGGTGGAACCCTAGCGAGCGCGGCGGGAATCCTCCTGGAACCTTCCTTCGCCCTAGTTGACGGAAAGGTCGTCCCGCAGCGTTCGAGCGCGAACGTGCGGTCCTTCCAAGTCGGCGACCAGCGACGCGATGGGGTGAGCATCGGCGGGACCGAGCACTACGCGCTGCCAAGACTGGCTCCGAAGCTGCTGGACGTCAATGTCCATCTCGGCTGGACAGGACGTTGGTCCAAAGCGGCGTCGGCGGCGGGCGCACTGGCTTCCAACGCCCTTCAAGTTCCAGGGATGGCGTCAGCGATGGGGGCCGTTGTCCGTACCGCACTTGGTGGCTCGTCGGCGAAGGGTCCAAGTCCCGAACAGCGCTCCAGTGCCCGGTCAATCACGATCGCCGAAGCCTTCTCATCTGACGGCACGCGACTGGCTTCGGTGCGAGTCGAAGGGCCCAACCCCTACGATTTGACCGGCCAGTTGCTGGCCTGGGCGGCGCGCATGCTGTCTCGTCGGGCCGAGCAGCGACTGGGAGCCCTAGGCCCGATCGACGCGTTCGGCCTGAATGCCCTTGTGAGCGGGTGCATGGCGCTCGGTCTTGCGGAAGTGGACGAGGACCTGGCCTCGGCATCCGATTGA
- a CDS encoding zinc ribbon domain-containing protein — MPTYEFRCRACGDTFTEARPMSASNDPACCPEGHDDTVRLLSIAGNIRSDRRAPVGCPNGEMPDGCCGGGGCG, encoded by the coding sequence ATGCCGACCTACGAATTCCGTTGCAGGGCCTGCGGCGACACGTTCACCGAGGCGCGACCCATGTCCGCTTCAAACGACCCAGCTTGCTGCCCAGAAGGCCATGACGACACCGTCCGGCTGCTCTCGATCGCGGGAAACATCCGATCCGACCGACGCGCCCCGGTCGGCTGCCCCAACGGCGAGATGCCCGACGGCTGCTGCGGAGGCGGAGGCTGCGGCTAA
- a CDS encoding O-methyltransferase: protein MDSKPPTQLQADSLKFADSYISEDDPLLNARAQAELLGCVPIAAGSGALLRFVAQSIHARHVVEVGTGAGVSGLWLLRGMDEDGVLTSIDLEVDHQRVARDAFAAADIPPGRFRLIAGRAMEVLPRLTDSAYDMVLIDADKAEYGLYLDEALRLLRPGGVVALDNALWQGRVADPSQRDAETMGLREILNRIRADEALTPVLAPVGDGLLLAVVKG, encoded by the coding sequence ATGGACTCTAAGCCGCCGACCCAACTTCAGGCCGACAGCCTCAAGTTCGCCGACTCATACATTTCCGAGGACGATCCTCTGCTCAACGCCCGAGCGCAAGCCGAACTGCTCGGCTGCGTGCCGATCGCTGCCGGGTCCGGTGCGCTACTAAGGTTCGTGGCCCAGTCGATCCATGCACGCCACGTGGTCGAGGTGGGAACAGGGGCTGGAGTTTCAGGCCTTTGGCTTCTGCGCGGCATGGACGAGGACGGTGTCCTGACCTCTATCGACCTGGAGGTCGACCACCAACGGGTGGCCCGTGACGCGTTCGCGGCCGCTGACATCCCTCCCGGCCGGTTCAGGCTGATCGCTGGCCGGGCGATGGAGGTACTTCCGAGGCTGACTGACTCCGCGTACGACATGGTCCTCATCGACGCGGACAAGGCGGAGTACGGCCTTTATCTGGACGAGGCGCTGCGCCTGCTGCGCCCGGGCGGTGTGGTCGCTTTGGACAACGCGCTCTGGCAAGGTCGCGTCGCCGACCCGTCCCAGCGGGATGCGGAGACAATGGGTCTGCGCGAGATCCTCAACAGAATCCGGGCCGACGAGGCTTTGACTCCGGTTCTCGCCCCAGTTGGAGATGGCCTTCTGCTCGCCGTTGTGAAGGGATGA
- a CDS encoding CrcB family protein, whose product METDVGVPPRGGEDAQPRLVTVVGLVAAGGALGATVRYSVETLMPHAPMSFPVATFLVNSVGCLLMGLFLGRLSVLGNVPPHLTPAITTGFLGGLTTFSSFASEIVLMSHGDVISQGDLPEMAVIYAVATLTVGLLLVKGGWMFARLSPKAGG is encoded by the coding sequence GTGGAAACCGATGTGGGGGTACCCCCGCGAGGCGGGGAAGACGCGCAGCCACGTCTCGTCACGGTCGTCGGATTGGTGGCGGCGGGCGGTGCGTTGGGGGCGACGGTTCGCTACTCGGTCGAGACCCTCATGCCCCACGCGCCGATGAGCTTCCCGGTCGCGACGTTCCTGGTGAACTCGGTGGGATGTCTGCTGATGGGGTTGTTCTTGGGTCGGCTCAGCGTCCTGGGCAACGTCCCTCCGCACTTGACGCCTGCCATCACGACGGGGTTCCTTGGGGGCCTGACGACGTTCTCGTCGTTCGCTTCGGAGATCGTCCTGATGTCGCATGGAGACGTGATTTCGCAGGGAGACCTTCCGGAGATGGCCGTGATCTACGCCGTGGCGACATTGACCGTGGGCTTGTTACTCGTCAAGGGTGGCTGGATGTTCGCGCGCCTATCCCCAAAGGCGGGGGGATAG
- a CDS encoding DivIVA domain-containing protein, which translates to MSYVFVLLGLIVTLGAALVLLGRIDATPRTGRPAPQTFPPDGGWTAESVERLKFRVVLRGYRMDEVDSALASMAQELRSRTAELELAAAHEDSGAEET; encoded by the coding sequence ATGAGCTACGTATTCGTGCTTCTTGGCTTGATTGTCACTTTGGGGGCCGCGCTTGTACTGCTAGGCAGGATCGACGCGACGCCGCGCACTGGTCGGCCCGCGCCACAGACATTCCCCCCTGATGGGGGATGGACCGCAGAATCGGTCGAGCGACTCAAGTTCCGGGTCGTCCTGCGCGGATATCGGATGGACGAAGTGGATTCAGCCTTGGCCTCCATGGCTCAGGAACTTCGTTCCCGAACAGCCGAGCTGGAACTCGCCGCCGCACACGAAGATTCTGGAGCCGAAGAGACCTAG
- a CDS encoding UTP--glucose-1-phosphate uridylyltransferase yields MSVHKIHKAVIPAAGLGTRFLPATKSVPKEMLPVVDTPAIDYIVREAVVAGLNDVLLIAGRGKGAIEDYFDHNVELEQMLAEKGDAQRLQMVESLTRLAKVHSVRQGKALGLGHAVLMAEKHVGGEPFAVLLGDDLIDDANPVLETMAEARQRLGGSVICLMEVPQESISLYGVAAVEPTDQPDIVRVTDLVEKPPADEAPSNLAIIGRYVLNPAVFPVLRKTPKGRGGEIQLTDALRDLITMSPEDGGGVHALLFRGLRYDTGDRQSYLEAVVRLACKRPDLGPAFRAWLEDFVDSLRSGGE; encoded by the coding sequence ATGAGCGTTCACAAGATTCACAAGGCAGTCATCCCGGCAGCCGGACTCGGCACGCGGTTCTTGCCGGCGACCAAGTCCGTTCCCAAGGAGATGCTCCCCGTGGTCGACACGCCCGCGATCGACTACATTGTGCGCGAGGCAGTAGTCGCGGGGCTGAACGATGTCTTGCTCATCGCGGGGCGGGGCAAGGGGGCCATCGAGGACTACTTCGATCACAACGTCGAGCTTGAACAGATGCTCGCCGAGAAGGGCGATGCGCAGCGTCTCCAGATGGTCGAGTCACTCACCAGGCTGGCCAAGGTTCACTCGGTGCGGCAGGGCAAGGCGCTCGGCCTTGGGCATGCCGTGCTCATGGCTGAGAAGCACGTTGGCGGCGAGCCGTTCGCTGTGCTCCTTGGCGATGACCTGATCGACGACGCCAACCCCGTCCTGGAGACGATGGCGGAGGCGAGGCAGAGGCTTGGTGGCTCCGTCATCTGTCTGATGGAGGTTCCTCAGGAGTCCATCTCCCTGTACGGAGTCGCGGCGGTCGAGCCGACGGATCAGCCCGACATCGTGCGAGTCACTGACCTAGTGGAGAAGCCGCCCGCGGATGAGGCCCCTAGCAACTTGGCGATAATCGGGCGATATGTGCTGAACCCAGCGGTGTTCCCAGTCCTGAGGAAAACGCCGAAGGGTCGCGGCGGCGAGATTCAGCTGACTGACGCGCTTCGGGATCTAATCACGATGAGTCCGGAGGATGGCGGGGGAGTCCACGCGCTGCTGTTCCGGGGTCTTCGCTATGACACAGGTGACCGGCAGTCCTATTTGGAGGCTGTGGTCCGGCTCGCCTGCAAGCGGCCTGATTTGGGCCCGGCGTTCAGGGCGTGGCTTGAGGACTTCGTGGACAGTCTCCGATCCGGGGGGGAGTGA